A window from Fragaria vesca subsp. vesca linkage group LG5, FraVesHawaii_1.0, whole genome shotgun sequence encodes these proteins:
- the LOC101299007 gene encoding ocs element-binding factor 1-like, translated as MSSVQRQSSSGSDGCVVDDKKRKKMESNRESARRSRMKKQKHVEELTVEITRLQISNNQLRQSIDAKDKAYSELEAWNNVMRAQEKELTDRLRYLESIEQTFVEFSGGFDENMNGMAEMHDTMLNPWQIPYSTQPITASSADMFLDWP; from the coding sequence ATGTCTTCGGTTCAGCGCCAATCGAGCTCCGGCTCCGACGGATGCGTGGTGGACGACAAGAAGAGGAAGAAGATGGAGTCCAACCGCGAATCGGCGCGGCGATCAAGGATGAAGAAGCAGAAGCACGTGGAGGAGCTGACGGTGGAGATCACCCGGCTCCAGATCTCCAACAACCAGCTCCGGCAGAGCATCGACGCCAAGGATAAGGCCTACAGCGAGTTGGAGGCCTGGAACAATGTCATGAGGGCTCAGGAGAAGGAGCTCACGGATCGGCTGCGCTACTTGGAGTCGATTGAGCAGACATTTGTGGAGTTCAGCGGCGGATTCGATGAGAACATGAATGGCATGGCTGAGATGCATGACACAATGCTCAATCCGTGGCAGATTCCTTACTCTACTCAGCCCATCACGGCTTCCTCTGCCGATATGTTTCTCGATTGGCCATAA